One Peterkaempfera bronchialis DNA window includes the following coding sequences:
- the paaB gene encoding 1,2-phenylacetyl-CoA epoxidase subunit PaaB has product MSSTGSARAEWPLYEVFVRGKRGLNHVHVGSLHASDDRMALLAARDLYTRRNEGVSLWVVRSEHITASTPDEKDPFFAPSGDKVYRHPTFYDIPDDVPHI; this is encoded by the coding sequence ATGAGCAGCACCGGGAGCGCCCGGGCCGAGTGGCCGCTGTACGAGGTCTTCGTCCGAGGCAAGCGCGGTCTGAACCATGTCCACGTCGGCTCGCTGCACGCCTCCGACGACCGGATGGCGCTGCTCGCGGCCCGCGACCTCTACACCCGCCGCAACGAGGGCGTCTCGCTCTGGGTGGTCCGCTCGGAGCACATCACCGCCTCCACGCCCGACGAGAAGGACCCGTTCTTCGCCCCCAGCGGCGACAAGGTCTACCGCCACCCCACCTTCTACGACATCCCCGACGACGTCCCCCACATCTAG